Proteins co-encoded in one Bradyrhizobium sp. 170 genomic window:
- the cobJ gene encoding precorrin-3B C(17)-methyltransferase, translating to MTGTLTIAGLGPGDDALVTPEVSAALAAATDVVGYAPYVARVAPREGLTLHPSDNRVELQRANEALRLASEGHQVVVVSSGDPGVFAMASTVFEALEDRPQWQGLPIRVLPGVTAMLAAAARAGAPLGHDFCVINLSDNLKPWPVIEKRLRLAAEADFAIAMYNPRSANRPEGFGHALDVLSEAGCGERIVIFARAVSTPDERIEALRLCEAKPEMADMRTLVIVSNSTTRRIGRWVYAPRQVR from the coding sequence ATGACGGGCACGCTGACCATCGCGGGACTTGGGCCGGGCGACGACGCACTGGTCACGCCGGAAGTCTCCGCCGCACTCGCGGCCGCGACCGACGTCGTGGGCTATGCGCCCTATGTTGCGCGCGTGGCTCCGCGCGAAGGCCTCACGTTGCACCCCTCCGACAACCGCGTCGAGTTGCAGCGCGCGAACGAAGCCTTGCGGCTCGCATCAGAAGGCCATCAGGTTGTCGTGGTGTCCTCCGGCGATCCCGGCGTCTTTGCGATGGCCTCTACCGTGTTCGAGGCGCTTGAGGACCGGCCGCAATGGCAGGGGCTTCCCATCCGCGTGTTACCTGGCGTGACGGCGATGTTGGCAGCCGCCGCGCGCGCCGGCGCACCGCTCGGACATGATTTTTGCGTGATCAATCTCTCCGACAATCTGAAGCCGTGGCCGGTGATCGAGAAGCGCCTGCGGCTCGCCGCCGAAGCTGATTTCGCGATCGCGATGTACAATCCGCGCTCGGCGAACCGGCCCGAGGGCTTTGGACACGCGCTGGACGTCCTGAGCGAGGCGGGGTGCGGCGAGCGCATTGTCATCTTTGCGCGGGCGGTCAGCACACCCGATGAGCGGATTGAGGCGCTCAGGCTATGCGAGGCGAAGCCCGAAATGGCCGACATGCGGACGCTCGTGATCGTCAGCAATTCGACGACGCGCCGGATCGGCCGCTGGGTCTATGCACCGAGGCAGGTACGATGA
- a CDS encoding cobalt-precorrin-6A reductase, with translation MMRALILGGTADANLLAESIARAGLDAIYSYGGRTRAPANQPLPTRIGGFGGVSGLAEHIRREGITHVVDATHPFAAEMSRNAVAACVETGTPLMALERAPWARTPGDNWIEVANIASAVAALPESRTRVFLAIGRQHIAPFASRPQHAYTLRFVDAPEDALPFDADVILSRGPFTLNGELEMMRARRIEWIVARNSGGDGARAKIDAARALGLPVIMLSRPALPDRLRVESVAEVMQWLGHRTCLGA, from the coding sequence ATGATGCGCGCCCTCATTCTGGGCGGAACGGCCGACGCCAATCTGCTTGCAGAGAGCATCGCGCGCGCGGGACTCGACGCGATCTATTCCTACGGCGGGCGCACCCGTGCGCCCGCCAACCAGCCGCTGCCGACTCGTATCGGCGGCTTCGGCGGCGTGAGCGGTCTTGCCGAACACATTCGTCGGGAAGGCATCACGCATGTGGTTGACGCAACGCATCCCTTCGCGGCCGAAATGAGCCGCAACGCGGTTGCGGCGTGCGTGGAAACCGGCACGCCGCTGATGGCTCTGGAACGCGCCCCCTGGGCCAGAACGCCCGGCGACAACTGGATCGAGGTGGCCAATATCGCCTCCGCTGTTGCGGCCTTGCCGGAAAGCCGCACCCGGGTGTTTCTTGCGATCGGCCGGCAGCATATCGCGCCCTTCGCCAGCAGGCCGCAGCACGCCTACACGCTGAGATTCGTCGACGCGCCCGAGGACGCCTTGCCATTCGATGCCGACGTCATCTTGTCGCGCGGCCCGTTCACGCTCAATGGTGAACTGGAGATGATGCGCGCGCGTCGCATCGAATGGATTGTCGCCCGCAATTCCGGCGGAGACGGCGCGCGCGCCAAGATTGACGCTGCGCGCGCGCTGGGTCTTCCCGTGATCATGCTGTCGCGACCAGCACTTCCGGACCGGTTGCGGGTGGAAAGCGTCGCCGAGGTCATGCAATGGCTCGGTCATCGTACCTGCCTCGGTGCATAG
- the cbiE gene encoding precorrin-6y C5,15-methyltransferase (decarboxylating) subunit CbiE produces the protein MADPWLTIIGIGEDGLAGLSEASRKAIARAETVFGGERHLALAEVGNRGRPWPVPFDADIVLSRRGRPTAVLASGDPFWHGVGGSLAEKLEAGEWVVHSAPSTFSLAAARLGWRLESVVCLGLHAAPFERLVPHLAQGARIICLVRDGKAGGDLAKWLTERGWGGSLIWSLAALGGPGERIRQHRADSYSAEPRDNLVALALEARGSQGIARSSGLPDDLFVHDGQITKRPVRALALSALSPRPGERLWDIGAGSGSISVEWALAGGTAIAVEAREERAANIRRNVAAFGLTHRITVVEGTAPDALAGLKAPGAVFVGGGLNATLFDPVWLCLEAGTRLVAHAVTLETEAFLADLHQRHGGELMRIEIAHAAPLGRYRSWESVRPVVQWSAVK, from the coding sequence ATGGCTGATCCCTGGTTGACCATTATTGGCATCGGCGAAGATGGCCTTGCCGGCCTCTCCGAGGCAAGCCGAAAGGCGATTGCCCGGGCGGAAACTGTCTTTGGCGGCGAACGCCATCTCGCGCTCGCGGAGGTTGGCAACCGCGGCCGTCCGTGGCCGGTACCGTTCGATGCGGACATTGTGCTGAGCCGGCGCGGCCGCCCGACGGCGGTGCTTGCCTCGGGCGATCCGTTCTGGCATGGCGTCGGCGGAAGCCTTGCTGAGAAGCTCGAGGCAGGCGAGTGGGTTGTCCACTCCGCGCCTTCGACCTTCTCGCTCGCCGCGGCGCGATTGGGCTGGCGCCTCGAATCTGTCGTCTGTCTCGGGCTCCACGCCGCGCCTTTCGAGCGCTTGGTCCCGCATCTGGCGCAGGGCGCGCGGATCATTTGCCTGGTGCGCGACGGCAAGGCAGGCGGCGATCTCGCAAAATGGCTCACGGAACGTGGCTGGGGCGGGTCGTTGATCTGGAGCCTTGCGGCCCTTGGTGGCCCCGGCGAACGCATCAGACAACATCGTGCCGACAGCTACTCGGCCGAGCCTCGCGACAATCTCGTCGCGCTGGCGCTGGAGGCGAGGGGATCGCAGGGCATCGCGCGCAGCTCGGGTCTTCCGGACGATCTCTTTGTGCATGACGGCCAGATCACCAAGCGGCCGGTGCGCGCGCTGGCGCTGTCAGCCCTTTCGCCGCGGCCCGGCGAAAGATTGTGGGATATTGGCGCGGGCTCAGGCTCGATCTCCGTTGAATGGGCTTTGGCGGGGGGGACGGCCATTGCGGTTGAGGCTCGCGAGGAACGCGCTGCGAACATCCGCCGCAATGTTGCGGCGTTCGGTCTGACACATCGGATCACCGTCGTTGAAGGAACCGCGCCCGATGCTCTCGCGGGCCTGAAGGCGCCCGGTGCCGTATTCGTCGGCGGGGGGCTCAATGCCACGTTGTTCGATCCCGTCTGGCTGTGTCTTGAAGCGGGCACGCGATTGGTCGCACATGCCGTGACGCTAGAAACGGAGGCGTTTCTCGCGGACCTGCATCAGCGCCATGGTGGGGAATTGATGCGGATCGAGATCGCTCATGCCGCCCCGCTGGGCCGGTACCGATCCTGGGAGTCGGTGCGGCCGGTCGTGCAATGGAGTGCGGTCAAATGA
- a CDS encoding cobalamin biosynthesis protein, with translation MKVAGLGFRRTATLASLREALIAAGGCEGLAAVATVSDKAETAALISLARELNVPIKAVPANVLAGAATLTQSKLIREKFGTGSVAEAAALVAAGRRARLIATRAVSQDRTVTAAIAEGDGE, from the coding sequence ATGAAGGTCGCAGGTTTGGGCTTCAGGCGTACCGCGACGCTTGCCTCGCTGCGCGAAGCGCTGATCGCGGCCGGCGGCTGCGAAGGCCTCGCGGCGGTCGCCACGGTCAGCGACAAGGCGGAGACGGCCGCTCTGATATCGTTGGCGCGCGAGCTCAACGTGCCGATCAAGGCTGTTCCAGCCAATGTGCTGGCCGGCGCCGCGACGCTGACCCAGTCAAAACTCATCCGGGAAAAATTTGGCACGGGGTCGGTCGCGGAAGCCGCCGCACTGGTGGCGGCCGGTCGTCGCGCGCGCCTGATTGCGACGCGCGCGGTTTCACAAGACCGCACCGTAACGGCGGCGATTGCCGAAGGAGACGGCGAATGA
- the cobM gene encoding precorrin-4 C(11)-methyltransferase — protein MTVHFIGAGPGAADLLTLRGRDLIAASPVCLYAGSLVPEGVLGHCPPGARIVNTAPLSLDEIIAEIAAAHVEGKDVARLHSGDLSIWSAMGEQLRRLRALKIPYSITPGVPSFSAAAAALEAELTLPGLAQSVVLTRTPGRASAMPGGEKLAAFAATGAVLAIHLSIHLLDKVIAELTPHYGTDCPVAIVWRASWPDQRIVRATLATLDAAVGVELERTALILVGKTLGSEEFAESRLYAADYNRRYRPVGQAPRFPEAS, from the coding sequence ATGACCGTGCATTTCATTGGCGCCGGCCCCGGCGCTGCAGATCTCTTGACCTTGCGCGGGCGCGATCTGATCGCCGCCTCGCCGGTCTGCCTCTATGCCGGCTCGCTCGTGCCGGAAGGCGTACTCGGGCATTGCCCGCCGGGCGCGCGGATCGTCAACACCGCGCCGCTGTCGCTCGACGAGATCATTGCGGAGATCGCCGCCGCGCACGTGGAAGGCAAGGACGTCGCGCGGCTGCATTCGGGTGATCTCTCGATTTGGTCAGCGATGGGCGAGCAGCTACGGCGGCTGCGCGCGCTGAAGATTCCCTATTCGATCACGCCCGGCGTGCCGTCCTTCTCCGCCGCCGCCGCGGCGCTCGAGGCCGAGCTGACGCTGCCGGGCCTTGCCCAGTCCGTGGTGTTGACGCGTACGCCCGGCCGGGCGAGCGCGATGCCGGGCGGCGAGAAGCTCGCCGCTTTCGCCGCGACCGGTGCGGTGCTCGCCATCCACCTGTCGATCCATCTCCTGGACAAGGTGATTGCCGAGTTGACGCCGCATTACGGCACGGATTGTCCGGTCGCGATTGTTTGGCGCGCAAGTTGGCCGGACCAGCGCATCGTGCGCGCCACGCTTGCCACGCTCGATGCCGCAGTCGGTGTCGAGCTCGAGCGGACCGCGCTCATTCTGGTCGGCAAGACGCTGGGCTCGGAGGAGTTCGCCGAGAGCCGCCTTTACGCTGCCGACTATAATCGCCGTTACCGCCCGGTCGGGCAGGCACCGCGTTTTCCGGAGGCGTCGTGA